CGAAGGCATTTCTCGCAACCTCGACCAGCCGGAATTCTTCCCGGAACGTCAGGTTATCCGCAAAGAAGAGAAAAAAGACGATGTGCTGGGGCAGATCAGCTCCCTGCTGCAAACCTATGCCCACAAATATGAAGGGGAAGACGAAGTCCAGCCCGTTGAAAACTAGGCTTGGCGATGGGTGGAGGTTCCTGACCTACTGTCCTGAGAGCCCCGAGGAGGGGCGAGGTCGTACACGGTGACCGGATGATCAATGCCCTTAAGCCGGAGGGCTCGCTGCTGCCGTTGCCAGCCTCTGAGGTTGTCCACCCTTACCATGTCTTGAAGCAGGGTCTCTGTGATGGTGATGCTACCGGGATGGCTAGCGTTTTGGACGCGGGCGGCCCTGTTGACCGTGGTGCCAAAATAGTCGAGGCGATCGTTGAGGGTGACGCTCACGCAGGGGCCAGCATCAATGCCAATTTTCAGCCGTAGCCAATCGTCTGGGGGTAGGGCCAGGTCTTGGTTGAGCTGGTTGAGTTGGCTGTGCATGGCGATCGCTGCCTGTAGAGCCTGATAAGGTTCGGTGAAGGCTGCCATCACGGCATCGCCAATGGTTTTGACCACGGCACCCCGCTGCTCATCCACGATGCGAAACAGTAGGTCAAAGTGACGATGCACCAGCTCATAGGCCTGGGTATCTCCCCGCCGAGTGTAGAGCTGGGTGGAGCCGGCTAGGTCGGTAAACAGGATGGCTACCCGACGAATCAGCAAGCTTTCGTTGGGCGGTAGGGTTTCTTTGGGAAAAAGCTCCCTAAAGGTGGGCAAGGTCAACATGTGATGGGCCGACACCAGACCATAGCGTCGATCCATCTTGTTGCGAAAGTCTGGATCATCCGCTGCCGCCGTGAGCTTGCGCAAGCGTTCATCCAGGGTAAACGTTACCCGCACTTGGTCATCAGCATTGGTTTCATGGATGGTTTTACAAGCGGGGCAGGTGTGGAGCGATCGCAGCTCGTGGAGATGATGATGGGCTGGATCAATGCCACCACAGGCCGGACATTCCACCTCCCAGTTGAGGGTGACCAGGCCTTCCCGCAGCGCCATCACCAAAAGTTGTAGAGCGGTGCGTTCATGGAGCTGGAGATGGGCCGCCAGCAGGCGCGGATTGGCGCGATACAGCTCCCGATCGCCCTGTTCGTCGAAGATCACCGTTAAGCGATCGCGCACCTCTTGACTGACACCATAGGACGACAGAACCGAGACCGCCTCAGCAATAATCTGACGGCGGGGTTTATAAAGGTTTAGCACGGCTTGTCACGTCTCCTTATCCCGTCATTAGCTCAACCTAAAACTCAACGGTAGATGCGCCCTATGTGTAACCTTGACCGCTGGGACGACGTGATCTTGCTGATTGAATGACCCACCGCCCCAAGAGCGATCGCCCCTAACGTCCTGCCAGTTGCGGTTCTGAAGACTCCGATTGGCTAGACCCACGGCTGCTCAGTTGAATCAGCTCCACCTTATAGCCATCAGGATCTTGAACAAAGGCAATCACCGTCGAGCCATGCTTCATCGGCCCCGGCTCCCGCACGATTTGACCGCCCTGTTCGCGAATGGCATCGCAGGTGGCATAAATATCGTCAACACCAAGGGCAATGTGCCCATAGGCATCTCCCAGGTCATACTTTTCCTTGCCCCAGTTGTAGGTGAGTTCTAGCACCGTATGGTCGGCCTCGTCGCCATAGCCTACAAACGCTAGGGTAAACTCACCGCCGGGATAGTCCTTGCGGCGCAGCAGCGTCATGCCCAACACGTTGCAGTAAAACTGTAGGGATTCATCTAAATTGCCAACTCG
The window above is part of the Candidatus Obscuribacterales bacterium genome. Proteins encoded here:
- a CDS encoding adenylate/guanylate cyclase domain-containing protein, with the protein product MLNLYKPRRQIIAEAVSVLSSYGVSQEVRDRLTVIFDEQGDRELYRANPRLLAAHLQLHERTALQLLVMALREGLVTLNWEVECPACGGIDPAHHHLHELRSLHTCPACKTIHETNADDQVRVTFTLDERLRKLTAAADDPDFRNKMDRRYGLVSAHHMLTLPTFRELFPKETLPPNESLLIRRVAILFTDLAGSTQLYTRRGDTQAYELVHRHFDLLFRIVDEQRGAVVKTIGDAVMAAFTEPYQALQAAIAMHSQLNQLNQDLALPPDDWLRLKIGIDAGPCVSVTLNDRLDYFGTTVNRAARVQNASHPGSITITETLLQDMVRVDNLRGWQRQQRALRLKGIDHPVTVYDLAPPRGSQDSRSGTSTHRQA
- the gloA gene encoding lactoylglutathione lyase, which translates into the protein MRLLHTMLRVGNLDESLQFYCNVLGMTLLRRKDYPGGEFTLAFVGYGDEADHTVLELTYNWGKEKYDLGDAYGHIALGVDDIYATCDAIREQGGQIVREPGPMKHGSTVIAFVQDPDGYKVELIQLSSRGSSQSESSEPQLAGR